A single Metarhizium brunneum chromosome 5, complete sequence DNA region contains:
- the TAY1 gene encoding telomere-associated protein 1: MATIEPRLIHLLNESTSTPQLHHADLPPLHALPLPTSTERPLPRLELDAAYRSDRPSGASAYPLRLFLGDYEATEPSPRGRSKAIKDSSDASDDAYNKKRGRNIHIKDDFVQLPQPMKRQKSAQQAPAMPPIINGLLEPPSHPALFPPIVSNAYDENDAGQIRLLNEYAAHGAVEDRARRSPEAEKSGKSRKRAAKPRRKWSEEETKHLLLGVNRHGVGKWTSILEDPDFTFNDRTAGDLKDRFRTCCPEELRGSSKSSSQAGSPRAASQEIGRRTKSGIHAENILIEDSPSPKEAGESDSTAKPRKSRAHRKKLEDLAELGIHGPFKKSHRRERRPFTEQDDREILEGLDIYGPAWTKIQRDARFNLSSRQPTDLRDRVRNKYPNIYQRIEKGTFNSKDAPRSSNVLEPSVTMSIDSSLKRSKASSKVVRTGHNNAKEDLPTWPLHMVDTSSYTQPPQTFDFGEASGPHFMGGEMDISRLLLDDSKMAQAPVRHGADYSPGSSSPPAYITEPRRDR; this comes from the coding sequence ATGGCCACCATCGAACCTCGCCTGATTCACTTGTTAAACGAGTCAACATCTACACCTCAGCTTCACCATGCTGACCTCCCTCCGCTGCACGCACTGCCTCTGCCGACTTCTACAGAGCGACCTCTGCCTCGCCTCGAGCTTGATGCGGCGTACCGGTCAGACCGGCCAAGCGGCGCCTCGGCATATCCACTGCGCCTGTTCCTTGGAGACTACGAAGCCACGGAGCCGTCACCCCGTGGCCGCTCCAAAGCCATCAAAGACTCGAGTGATGCCTCCGATGACGCCTATAACAAGAAGCGCGGGCGAAATATCCATATCAAGGATGACTTCGTCCAGCTGCCCCAGCCCATGAAGCGACAGAAGTCGGCGCAGCAGGCGCCTGCGATGCCGCCCATTATCAACGGGCTACTCGAACCTCCAAGCCACCCTGCTCTGTTTCCGCCAATTGTATCAAATGCATACGATGAGAATGATGCCGGCCAGATACGACTTCTCAATGAATACGCCGCACATGGAGCCGTCGAGGACCGCGCCAGGCGGTCTCCCGAGGCTGAGAAGTCAGGCAAGAGCAGAAAGCGGGCTGCCAAGCCTCGCAGAAAGTGGTCCGAGGAAGAGACGAAGCACCTGCTCCTCGGTGTGAATCGCCATGGAGTTGGCAAATGGACCAGCATCCTCGAGGACCCAGACTTTACCTTCAACGACCGAACTGCCGGTGACCTGAAGGATAGATTCAGGACGTGCTGTCCGGAGGAGCTGCGCGGTTCAAGCAAGTCCTCCTCGCAGGCCGGCTCACCGCGTGCAGCGTCTCAAGAGATTGGACGTCGAACCAAGTCGGGTATTCATGCCGAGAACATTCTTATCGAGGACTCGCCTTCGCCAAAAGAGGCTGGCGAGTCCGACTCAACTGCTAAGCCTAGGAAGAGCCGTGCCCACCGCAAGAAGCTCGAAGACCTGGCCGAATTGGGTATTCATGGGCCGTTCAAGAAGTCACATAGACGTGAACGGCGCCCTTTTACCGAACAGGACGATCGTGAGATCCTGGAGGGGCTGGATATATATGGCCCTGCTTGGACCAAAATCCAGCGCGACGCTCGCTTCAACCTGTCTAGCAGACAGCCTACGGATTTGAGAGACCGCGTTCGCAACAAGTATCCTAACATCTATCAGCGCATTGAAAAGGGCACTTTTAACTCCAAAGATGCCCCTCGAAGCAGCAATGTTCTTGAGCCTTCCGTTACCATGTCCATCGACAGCTCGCTGAAACGATCCAAGGCATCATCCAAGGTTGTTCGAACCGGCCACAACAACGCCAAGGAGGACTTACCAACGTGGCCATTGCACATGGTTGACACGTCCAGTTATACTCAGCCACCGCAAACCTTTGATTTCGGTGAGGCCAGTGGACCTCACTTCATGGGCGGTGAGATGGACATTTCAAGGCTGTTGCTTGACGACTCCAAGATGGCTCAGGCACCTGTACGACACGGCGCAGATTATTCTCCTGGTTCTTCATCGCCCCCAGCATACATTACAGAGCCGCGCCGGGACAGGTAA